Genomic segment of Canis lupus dingo isolate Sandy chromosome 9, ASM325472v2, whole genome shotgun sequence:
GGGAAGAAGCTGGCTGGGGCTGGAAAATCCATTCCCAGAGCTCAGGACATCATCCAGATGTGCCTCAGAATGTCACCCGGAGGCAGGAGCTGGGCGAGGAGGGAGTCCCTTAGAGTTCTGATCAATCTGCAGGAGTTCTGCTGTGGCTCATCCCAACACAGGTCCCTGAGACCTTGGGGACACTTAGGAAAGAAATGTCCACTGTGAGCAAGCGGGGAGGAACTCAGGGTCATGGAGCCTCACCTGACAGAGGCCAGGGGACCCAGGAGAGGCTCCCTGTTGCCACCCTTGGAGAGGCACAGATTTCTATCCCAAGCCTGCCACAACTGCCTTTCCTTCCTCACACCTGATCAGGGAGGTGGGAAGATCGGGTGTTTGttggggagaggagaagaaggtGTCTGCAAAGCTTCTAGACTTCTCCCAACTCATACTCACATGATGTGGACAATGACTCCCATGCCTGACACCGCATCCCGATCCACAGCATTCAGCATGGCTTGTGAGATGGTTTCAAACAGGTGTTCTGGGTCCTGCCAACAGAGCAAAAGCCTCAGACTCAGAGCCTTGGACCCTAACTGGGTTTGACCccttaattctctttttataGGCTCAAGGTACCCCCACTCTGCCTATCCCTGTGCCTGAAGTGAGGGATGGTTCCCTGGATGTGGGAAGCCCCATGAGCtcctccaaagaaagcagggAATGTAAGGGAAAGTGAAGGAGAATTCAAGCCCTGAACTTCCTCCACTAACCAGCAGTGACCGGGGCAAATCACATGTCCCTTCACTAAGCTCaatctcttctgtaaaataaggagAATCCCTGTTCAACTTCCATGTGCTTTACGAGTTGTCTATGGGCTCTCCTCCTGGGTATCACAGGAATGTCAGAACCTGTCCACGAACCCACACCCCTCACAAACCTGTTCCTTCCACATCCTCCATCTTGGTTAGCTTGGCTAGAAAACTCCGATATCTGCATTATCTCACCACTCTCAACTGTTTGAGGTGACCAAATCCTCTGGACTCTGGCTGCCCCCAACCTCCGACTCCCTCTCCCAACAACCTTTGTTCAGGTCTCACTCAGTGCCTCCTACAGGTGACCACGAAGCCTACGAAGCCTACGGCATCTACCTGCAGGCTCTGGATCCTGATTGCCTTTGATATCAAGCGCTAGGAAGAAGTTCAAGCTCTTTGGCACGGCATTCAAGGCCTTCTGAAGTCTCAGCCCACTCTTGCTCTCCACCATCATCTCACCCCACATTTGGCCCACACTGCAGCAGCCACAGCAAGTTCTCCATCACTGAACACACCTGGCCCCTCCAGTAACTTCCCACAGGCTGTTTCTTCTGCAAGCCAGGCCCTTTTCGCTTCCCCGATTCCTGGCAAACTGCATTTTAACACCAATTCGGGTGTCTGTCTTGCTTCATTAGCTTGCAGTAAACCCGTGAAGACAGACTCCCTGGTCCCCAGGGCCCGGCAGCGCTGGCACGAGAGCCAGCCCTCACTATCAGGCACCATTCCAGTCTTCATGTCTCCCCTCACACCACTCCCCCTAACAGAACTAAGTGACAGGTGGGTCCAGGTTTCCAACCCAGACAACCTGACTCTGGAGCCCATTCTGTTGAGCTTCCTCTAACCCTACACCTGTTAAACATCTATTTGATGAATGGATGCGAGAACTCCGTAAACCCAAGGTCAGAAACTATCTTTTGTTGCAGCAAATATCTGACTGGGGTCTCCTAACAAAAGATGCTCTCCCCTGGAGCTGGCCTGCATCAAGCCCTGGCAGATGGGGTTTCTGGACACCCTCACAAGGCCCAGCAGCTCTTGCTCTCTCCCGTGTCTCCTCTTATTACATGCCACACAAACACTGATGGCCAAGGGGTGGACAGCTCCGAGCCTAGCCCTACTCCATGCCACCAACttaccatgttgggctcccagagGGACTCGCACATCCCATACATTTGTTCGGAGCAGGTGCCACTGACCACAAAGTCATCAGTCACCATGGGGCAGCCGATGAGGTCTAGAGAGCAGATGAAGGGCTTAAAGGTCTTTGGGTCCAACCCAGCGATGACTGGCTCTGTGTAGTAGGGGCCAAACCTGTGAGGGCCAGGAGCAGAGAGAAGCCACAGCTCAAGAACATTTGCTTTCCTGCTCAGGCCTACTCAGACAAGGCCCCAGCTCAGACCCGGGGAGGAACACAGAGGACCTATCTGGGAAGATCCACTTTCCCGACgccagcttttatttatttattttttaaagattttatttatttatttatgagagacagagagacagagaaaggcagagacacaggcagagggagaagcaggctccatgcacggagtcgatgtgggactccaggatcacgccccaacctgaaggcggtgctaaactgctgagccacccaggctgccctgttttgttttgtttttaactctatagacccaacatggggcttgaactcaaagaccctaagattaagagtcacctgctgtgggatgcctgggtggctcagcagttgagtgtctgccttcggctcagggcgtgatcctggagtcccggggtcgagtcccacatcagctccctgcatggagcctgcttctccctctgcctgtgtcactgccccctctctctgtgtctctcacgaataaataaataaaatcttaaaaaaaaaaaagtcaactgctctaccaactgagctagccaggtgcctcCCCATACAGCCAGCTTTGGTtcacccttccccacctcctgacATCTGAAAATGCTCTAAGACTTCTTTTCCCTGACACTTGCCTTCATATCCTCCTCACGTCTGACCCTCtcttccacattctttttttgggGAATTCCGatttcttcccatcttccttATCCTCACCAAAGTCCTACCACCATTCAATTCTCTATTCATACATCTATACCTCTACTCCTTTAGAAAGCAGCTTTGAAGCAGTTCataagaaaaacactgaaaaataaaatgaaaccatgaaaacagagacacacagaccGAATCCAAAGTTTTGTTGTGAGTCTCCTGGCAGGCAAGGCAAAGGACACTCATCGAGTTGGGTTATTTCCTTGTCTGCCTGTGCCTACAAGGAAATAGGAGATTATCAGTTACTTGTTCTAGGGGACGGTtagatggctcagtagttgagtgtccgcctttggctcagggtgtgatcctgatcctaggatcaagtcctgcatcaagtcccgcgttgagctcctgatggggagcctgcttctccctctgcctgtgtctcagcctctgggtattgctcatgaataaataaaatctaaaacaaaaacaaaaacaaaaacccaaaaccttgTTCTAGATCCTGAGCTTCGAGAAGAATTAATCTCTGGAATCTCTCTATAAAATactcagaaactaaaaaaaataaaaaaaaaaatactcagaaacTAATGACCACTAGTCTCAATAGAAACAGTAACTAAGATGTTTTGTCTTTACTTATCCATGTCTTATACCAGTTCTCAGTAATATCTAAGAGTATGACCTTCAATTACAGCTctacaaaagaaaattctaaagacaaAAACCTAGTTAATTGTAACATGAAGGGGTTGAGATAGTGTGCTTTGAACCCTTGTTTCTTGAACAGATGCCTGGGTATCAacttatttaagaaatttaaaatccaggggcacctggatggctcagtggttgagcgtctgccttcagctcaggttgtcatcccagggtcctgcgatcgagtcccacattgggctccctggtcagtggggagtctgcttctttctctctgcccttctcccttaTTCAtgctctatctaaaataaataaaatctttttaaaaaattgaaatcctGTATTTAGTTTACAATAAACTGTAAATACATATAAGAATATTCTAGATTATTTgggcgactttttttttttttttcttaagattgcatttattcatgagacacacagagacataagcagaggggagcctgatgcaggacttgacctgagccaaaggcagacgctcaaccactgagccacccaggtgccccttcaagtGACAATCTTAAAACTAAATACAAAACACAGTTCAGGGTCAGCATTTAGACATCAAGTCACACTGACCAAGGTTCCACCCGAATGTAATAACTTTTACGGACAATGTCTCACAAAGAGAGGTACTTGGATGGATTCTCTGGGACCACGGGaagttttttctttgaaaaaggcTTTGCACATTGCTCAAATTTGCAAATCACAGCACTAGCCTATCCTGCTGGAAAGTCACTGACTTCAGCTGGGCTTATAGAGAAAGCTCCTGGCTAGCTAAGAACCTAGAATTTTCCAGGTCAGCCTCAATGTTCTgcgtttttcttattttcaataaaCAAAGTAGctaagttggtagagcatgtgactccatttgtgggtttcttttttaagtttactttttttttcaaataaatttttatttatttatgatagtcacacagagagagagagagagagaggcagagacacaggcagagggagaagcaggctccatgcactgggagcccgacgtgggactcgatcccgggtctccaggatcgtgccctgggccaaaggcaggcgccaaaccgctgcgccacccagggatcccttaagtttacttttttatttaaagtaatctgtgcacccaatgtggggcctgaattCACTACCCTGGTTGTGAACTCAAGCTCTATGATGGATTTatgtagaatttacttaaaaacaacaatatgAGCCATTACAAATATACCTAAATGTGAGTTATCTTTAGGACTGTATAAGACATTGTCCCCCTCtataaatcagttttaaaaatcatttaggcCTTTGTCAATTCAGGATTTTGATAAACATGGTTACCATACATGGCAGACAATACACATCTGAGGATAGATATTACCACACCTAGAAATACGCAATCGttttataggtttttatttttatttttatttttatttttttttatttttttaacttttatttatttatgatagtcatacagagagagagagagagacagagacagaggcagagggagaagcaggctccatgcaccgggagcccgacgtgggattcgatcccgggtctccaggatcgcgccctgggccaaaggcaggcgctaaaccgctgcgccacccagggatccctataggtTTTTAGATTGTATACTAAAAAGGCAACAGTATTGCTCCACGTATGGAAATGGCAAAGACTTAGTTGTAAGAGCTAAAGAGTACTTCTGTAACTTTTCCACAAAGTttgaaattatcttaaaataaaaagtttaaaaagaaaaaagaaaacaaaagaatcccACTTGTCTTTCTGCCACCCAGTGTAGCCCAGAGATGAGTGGAAAAGTCCCCGTGGGGctcttctttaatttctgcttCTGCACTGGATTCTGTGCCTAGGCCTTTACTTTCCTCATCATGAGGTCTTCAAAGAAAACTCCATTCCTAGGTCCCGAGAATCTAGTGCCAACAGAATTAGCTCTGGAGTCAGGATGGCTCCTGGCTGGGAGACTCCAGGGCACTCTCTGGAAGGGTTAATTCTGTTGCCTGGAAACAAGTTTGTCTGCTATTTGCATTCCTTGTCTTCTTCTGAAGTAACTGTTCCTGTCCTATTTGGTTATCAGAAAGGCCCATGGAAAACAGACCCAAAAAGTAAGGTTATCACCCTGCAAACAAGAAACGGGAGGCAGAGGAACCTTCCCAGGCATCTCTCCATACCACGTGCCTACTCGGCCCAAGGTTTCTGCATTCCCCAAGTCCCAGGCTACACTCCGCTCACCGTTTCTCATACAAGAGGTTGGCCACCATGCTCATGAGTGTGTAGGGCTTGATCTGCCGGCCTTCCTTCAGCTCATACAGGTTTAGCCGGAACTTGAGACGCTGGGCACTGTGACAGAAGAAAAGTCAGGTAGTAAGTCACAAGTGAATGGTCCCCTGGTGTCCACCCCCTGGAGGTCAGGATGTATGTAGGGAGACACACAATCGCCTCCCCCTGACAagactcttctctttccctcccagtGATTTTTCTCACCGGAAGTCCAGCCTCACGTCCATGTTTCAGATTATCCAACATTTACCACCTGTAAACATACCATTCTGTAATACCTCTCTTCCCATACCTTTTGCTGAGGTGAGGGGAAGTAAGGAACagattttgcctttcttttttaaaattttaaaatttttatttatttattcatgagacacacagagagaggcagagacagaagcaggctccccatggggagcccatgcggaatttgatcccaggaccccaggatcacgacctgagccaaaggcagacgcccaaccactgagccacctaggcatcccctttgcctctctttcttgaGGGacaatttatataccataaaatacaCAGCTCCTCTACACTCTTGGCAAGAGTCTACCTGCAGACACACAGATGGGAAATGACAGTCAAAAGAGCAGtggaccaaaaacaaaacaaaacaaaacaaaacaaaaccaaaaccaaaatgaaagaaaggaaagagcaatGGATTGTAAGAGTTGACCTAAGCCTTCGTCCTCCCACTTAATTTTACCATCTGTAAGACAGGAACACAACAAATCACTAGGCAGTGAGGCAATGTATGGGGGGACGATCAGGTGCTTGGAAGACCACAGTCTTCTGTGCATTAAGCAGCAGCTGCTGTACTAATGGCCTGGGAGGTGCATAAGCAAaaaggtgggggatccctgggtggctcagcggtttagtgcctggcttcagcctggggcctgatcctggagtcctgggatcgggtcctacatcgggctccccgcatggagccgcttctccctctgcctgtgtctctctctgactctctctgtctctcatgaataaataaataaaatcttaaaaaaaaaaaaaaaaaaaaaaggcaaaaaagccACACCTTCTCCAGTGCCACAATTCAGAGCCCAGGATAGGCCCCTGCAGAGGGCTGACCAATGCCAGAACTGCCAGAAGCAAAATGGTGAGTCAAAGGAAATGGAACAAAGCCTTAGACAAAACATGAGCTTCCTTACAGGTGAAGAACCTGATGCCTAGCAAAATTACAAGTTACTGCCCACAAACACACAAACTTGGTGAGAAAGCTTCccgaagaaaaggaaggaaatggtgTGAGGGGAATGCCCGTGACTGGGGAGAGAAAGGCTGATGGGGGCCTTTAGAGGGATGGGAACTCAAAGCTGTCACCTTGATTCCACCAGGATCTGGCTGGAATCTAGGAAGAATT
This window contains:
- the PSMB3 gene encoding proteasome subunit beta type-3; translation: MSIMSYNGGAVMAMKGKNCVAIAADRRFGIQAQMVTTDFQKIFPMGDRLYIGLAGLATDVQTVAQRLKFRLNLYELKEGRQIKPYTLMSMVANLLYEKRFGPYYTEPVIAGLDPKTFKPFICSLDLIGCPMVTDDFVVSGTCSEQMYGMCESLWEPNMDPEHLFETISQAMLNAVDRDAVSGMGVIVHIIEKDKITTRTLKARMD